The following DNA comes from Salmo trutta chromosome 15, fSalTru1.1, whole genome shotgun sequence.
cttcactattactctacaatgtagaaaatagtaaaaaaagaaaaacccttgaatgagttggtgtgtcaaaacttttgactggtactgtatgttcctTATGGCCTCTGCAGAACTCAGGGCAAAATGTTGGCGTGGGATATCTCTCGCTTCCTCTTCCCACTCTACTTTAACCACAATGAAAGGAGAATTGTGGTTATagagatacccagcctaaaaccccaaagagaaaacattgcagatgtagaagcacagtggctaggaaacactccctagaaaggcaggaacctaggaagaaacctagagaggaaacaggctcgaggggtgaccagtcctcttctggctgtgccgggtggagattgtaAGAGTCCAGatcattcttcaagatgttcGAACGTTCATAGATGATAGTAACAGTTATAgtgggtgcaacaggtcagaacCTCAGGAGTTAATGtcatttggcttttcatagctgagcgtTCAGAGGTCGAGacgacaggtgagagagagagaaatagggagacagagagagaaatagagaaagggagcgagagaggaggggtCTGTGGCatcatggcatctgtgacagccTCAATGGGGCTTCCCATGTTATCTCCATGTTAAAGTAGTACATTTGTCTTCTTTTGATGTTTGAAAAAGTGTAAAGTTAATATTAGTGACTTACCACCACATGCAGTGCTGGAGTTGAATCAAATGGAGTTGAACCAAATCTTGTCATTCATTTattgtggccactagatggcggCCATATAGCTTAAAGACATTTACAAACCAGGCAAACCAATTTGAAGAAGACAATGATCTGATCATTGGCTGATCACTCCCAACCCATaagaatccccacccagttgactacctTAAAATGGTGAATGCCCTCAATGGTAATGGTCATGCAAAAACGGTTTATTTCCATTTATtgatctctatacatctctatgggtAAAAGCCTGAAGCATCTGGTCAGGGATTCCACTTACCACCAAATATAGTCGTTAGAGGAAATCCAGTGACAGGCAGAGAAGATGGAGCATAATAAAACTTGGTTGGCATTCGGCATTTCTCATGGATGTTTCGGATCTCAAGACAGTTTTCTATTCTCAAAACTAGAATCTTTAACGAGATAGTTAACCTAAATTACAAAAAGactggtttccttaccctgtaagcagttcTATTGACAAGGTATGACGGCAATACATTTTGGTGTTttatttccctggcactgttttcAAATGCTAACGTTtttgcatttgtggcacaaatcccattgaAGTTATGGTATCCATATTAGCATTTTTGGTAGttgattataaaaaaaaatgctaaaatcggTACCATGACTTTCTTTTCTTTAAATATGCTTGATAATTATAATGTTTTGTGTTGTAGTGATCCTTGTATGAGCCATGTTCCAAATTCCACCAAGTTGGTTCACCCTATTGGCGCTATGTGTAGGATAATTGCCTTTCACGCCAGCGACCCGGTTTTACTTCCCCGCCCCACCATTCCCTACAGTGGTGTCAGAAGCGGGATGGCGGTCATTAGGCCTGGATGTGTAAGGGGGCTGAGAAGTTGAAGCACGGGCAATGCCTTCCCGTTGGAACATGGCTCTTATACTTGCTATAAGAGCCATGTTACAATTTCCATCTATTAGCGCGATGTGTAGGGCCTTTGCCTTTCACACCAGCGACTCTTCACTTACCTGCTTCGCCATTAACTACAGTATCAAGGAAGTTAATTGAGCATCTCTTTTGCAGTGATGACGGCAcaagaggctgctgaggggaggacagctcataataatggctggaatggagtgaatgggaatgatatcaaacatatggaaaccatgtgtttgacgtgttcgataccattccataTATTCTGTTCAAaacattactatgagcccatcTTACCTAATTAACGTGTCACCAGCCACCTGTGGATGACAGCTATTAGAAAACACAAATGTggtaatacattttataaaacatttaaagtaTTTCTTGATGACAATTAGGACACTTACCATAATtcctaaataaatacaatatttttttatgagGCCTAACCAAATGTCATTTCAACATTTTATAGGAGAGAAAGCCAGAACTGATCAAGGCACTAACGACTAATTCTTTACACCTGGTGTAAATGCTGTGGCAAGGGCCTTACCTATAATTGGAGATTTGAGTGAATTCAGTCAGAACTTATCATGAGTTTCAAGAGGGgggtgttttggtgtgtgtgataTATTTTGAAAAGTGGTTTTTACGCTACTCACAACTCTATAGACAGAATGAGAATGTCTCTACAATTCCAAACTCGAAGCCGGTTTCTTGAGCTCCATCTTTCAAACAGCCTTAACGACTGGGATATGGATGAAGAGATCAAGCTGACCACAACAACTGACCAATTTTACCAAGGTAAGAAAAACACGTGTGCAATTTACACTCGGAAGGGGCTTAATGATGTCATGCTGCCCTGAAAAGTTGTGGTACAAcactttttccttttttttctgtGTATATATTACTCATTAGCAGGAGACAAACAGAATGATCAGTATCTGGTTCAGTGGCAGTATGCAAGAATATCGAGAAGAAAGGACGACCTCTCTTTTCAAAACTATCAGAAATCAGGTGAGGGTAACATGCCTAATTGAGATGTTACTTATCTTTAGTCTTAGCCCCACTTTAATGTTTCATGTATGTGTTTGGTGCTTCAATGTTATCTTAAAATGTACTTGCATTTCAGACTCTCCAATACAGCCAAATCTATGGTTGATGGTCAACCCCAACCTTGCCTGCCCAATTAAGTATCCCAAAAAAGTAACAAAGATATTGAGTCCCAAGGTGCCACTGAAACACCTGGCACCAGTACCCAAGCCCACAGTCCCCCATGTCAAACCCAAGTCTATCCCAAATGTGCTTCCAGTTTCACCTACTGAGGACACCTGCTTAGCCGACTCTCTACATGATGTGTCCTGCAGCGAGTACATGGTAGGTAAACTCTGATCAGGAGAACAAACTTAGTGAAAAAAGATATGTATTTATTTCATGGTTTTCAACCAAGATTATATCAGTGCAATATGTATTAGCATTTAAGAGCACAACGGACATATTGCACTCAATTGATCTCTTGCTTCAATAACATCTTGTGACATATTTTTCATAGCTTACAGATGAGGATGACGCCTCTTCGGTGGATGTCCCCGTTTGTCGGAAAGTCAAAACTGCCCGCAATGCGAAGGCCCCTAAGGGTGGACCACGAAAGCTTAGTCTGGCACAAAGCAAGCGCCTCCAGCGGGTCCTTCAAGACAGCAACAACCTGAAGAGCGGAGCCTGGCTGCGTCCCCCTGTCAACTACTGCGTCTTAATTGCCATGGCTATTGGCAGCAGCCGCACTGGCAGCTTCAATGTCCAGCAGATCTATAACTTCACAAGGTAAGAACTACTGACCACAGAGAAGCAGCATGTGTTTTTGAACTGATGGGTGGAGATTCCCAGACCAGTAACACACTACAGTTACTTTTTTGTTGACGCTGGAGAAACTATACCGAATCCCAAATCGACCCCAAGTACTTGTGGAGAGCTGAGAGGATTTGACAGTAAGAATGTAATGGATCCaccttgtcctctgatagacTAAGGGTGGAAGTTTCACCATATTGCTTCTATCAATAACATCCTCTCAGTGCTTCACAAGTGCATACAGAAGAGTTTAGGGATCTATTTGTTGTTGTGCCATCTTTAACATTTCCATCTGCCATTATTGGGACACTTGAGGTCGCAGTCCTTGAAAGTGTAATGGGAGGATGATTTTGTGTGATTCTCACGGCTCCCTCTCCCAGAGAGCACTTCCCATTCTTCCAGACAGCCCCTGACGGCTGGAAGAACACTATTCGCCACAACCTGTGTTTCAGCAACAGCTTTCGTAAGACCCCACAGCAGGTATGCAGCGAGGGGAAGAGGAAGTCCTGTCTGTGGCACCTGACTCTGGAAGGGCGCCGGAGGCTGAGGGATGAAATCCACACCCTTACCGGGGACTCGTACAAAGTGTTGAAGAGAAGCATGAATAATCCTGGTGAGTTTCAGGGGGCATagtcatagaattacatatagcgCATTTGAATTCAATTATAGGACCTCTGTGCAGAGCTGTCTTATTAGGGGGTGACACAGGACATTGTTTTCTTGCTATTTACATATGTAGGGCTGTATTTGATTAATATTGGATGTCGATGACCCAATGATGTCCACCACTGTACATACCGGTAATGTTTTATACTTATGTATGGGCCAGACTTTGGGCCAGGCTTTCAAATGAGGCTAAGGAAGTGGTTGGACAACAGGAGGATTTTCCTACCGAGCTGGAAATACTGTCAGTTATGTTGGCGTGGCAACGTGTACATGACTGACATTTTTCTTCTTCCTATTTGACAGATATGATTCAGACTTTGTTCGCGTTATGATCTGTGCCTTAGAGGTTACCCCAAACTGAGGTGGGACCTTGGGACATTGGCTGTGATGCAAGGGGCATCGATGGCTGTTGATAATGCATAAATGAACAGCAGCActtgaatattttttttccttAGACTGTATATTTTTGGGGTATATTTTGGGTTGTGCTAATGTTTTTCAGGCATTTGTGTATGCATTTCACTAACTGTACtttttggatttgttttcaaaataAAAATGCATCAAATATAACTTTTGGCAAATGCCACCACTTGTTTATCTACTATCATCTCAGTTGGctgataaataataataaatataaaaattgTTTTGCATATAAAGATGactagcaaaaaaaaaaatccagtatagatgggttggttgtttagcaacacaaTCTACATGTGCACAACTATGGGACAAAATGGATGGGGTTTGCTTAGATTGCTGCTTGTTAGCCATATTAGCATCGACATGAAACCAGCTGAAATTAAGCATTTACGATTCCCCAAATGGTAGATTCATGTCATTGTTGGtagccatccagaatcacaactcATGGACTTTGATCCTAATTAGAAGGGATCCATCTTTTGTCAGAATATACTTTTTGTAGCTGGtttaaagccaatttatgcttgatttGGAGGCTCTGTTCAGAGTGTGTGATGTGGAGTCTCCAGAGTAGGGGTAGGTTGCtgcaggcacttcatgttttGGATTTAAtcaacctggaagaccaggtgtatTGACTTTGGGCAATCACTGAACTACTTAATTacctcagttggtcaggtgtggtgtcTAGCTGGAAGaaaaatcctgcagtacctgcggcactccaggaacagggttgcctgcTCCAGAGGCTTGCAGAGGCCAAATCGAGCTCTGTACCGCATTGCATGGTGCCTCccaaatgtaacaatgtggagggctcCATATAGGTCTGCAtgtgacatgattggttgacagtaggtgggggtggtacatcctgtataaactcacttccttgacgaCAAATATGGAGAACTTTGAATGGCTATCAGAACAAGTtcacaaacataaaaaaaaacatacctcGTAGGGATTTCAGACACATGACTTTGAACTCCTGGAAAGAGATCAGGGAGGTAATGGGATAGATGTGGTGAAGACGCTGGATCGGCTCACATTCAACAATTCTGATCTAACAAAGTGAATATGTCAAATCTGTCGCTTGTAATGTAACAGGCCCAAAATATGGTTGCTAAAATCTGATTTGGGTATATTTggctgcataacatttagaagttgtcccttttcaggtttagaaaaagtgactgctaaatgcttaCTCCCATTTGTATAAGCTGGTAGCAGAGCTAGCGTACAGAAATCGGTGGTGGTAGTCAAAGTACAGTAGTTAATggtaatgcagttgattgatgACATGAACATTTTGTTGGGGGCAATGGAGAGATTCGGGATGGAGATGCAGGTGGGAAAACGGTGCAGTCTTGGCTGAGCTCCTATGTTAAGCACCTGGAAACGGACTCCAACATCTCAGAAGAGGTAAGGTCTTGTCGTTTTGTATATCGCCAGTTGCTTGTAATTCGCTGGATGACTAAAGATTAGCCCTGAATCACTACGAGCGGTGCAGACCAATTTATTGGATGCGTATGACAGCAAAAAGCATAAATGCTCTCGACTTCTGCTGAGGCTGCatcacagtaaatgctgtacggccactgcagatgtcagattgaccatgcagagcaAAGGAGAACTTactcagcaggttaggagaataaatgtgtcaggttaggagaattaggttaactaaaatgcatacaaaaaaaaaaaatctacttgGAGGAAAATGTTGACAAAATCTGGATCCCATCTAGTCCAGACCATGGACTTCTGCCCCACTCAGTGTTGCCATGTTTGCGGTTTTCCTGATGAGTTGGGCAACTTTGAAACAATATCACAGGTGAACATTTATTGGTTGCGGGTTTTTGGGCTATTTCTAAGTTGCACAGCGGCCGCCATGgcatttcttaaaaaaaaatatatatatatatatatatactcagcaaaaaaataacatccctttttcaggaccctgtcttcgtaaaaatccaaataacttcttcattgtaaagggtttaaacgctgtttcccatgcttgttcaatgaaccataaacaattaatgaacatgcacctgtggaacggtcattaagaccctaacggcttacagacggtaggcaattaaggtcacagttctgaaaacctaggacactgaagaggcctttctactgactctgaaaaccatcaaaagaaagatacccagggtccctgctcatctgtgtgaatgtgccttaggcatgctacaaggaggcataaggactgcagatgtggccagggcaaaatattgcaatgtccgtactgtgagacgcctaagacagcgatacagggagacaggatggacagctgatcgtcctcgcagtggcagactacgtaacaacacctgcacacaatcagtacatccgaacatcacacctgcggaacaggtacaggatggcaacaacgactgcccgagttacaccaggaacgcacaatccctccatcagtgctcagactgtccgcaataggctgagagagactggactgagtTTTTAGGCCTGTTGtatggcaggtcctcaccagacatcaccggcaacaacgtcgcctatgggcacaaacccaccgtcgttgGACCAGACCGGACTGGCAAAAAGCACTCTTCattgacaagtcgcggttttgtctcaacattcacatttatcgtcgaaggaatgagcattacactgaggcctgtactctggagcgggatcgatttggaggtggagggtctgccatagtctggggtggtgtgtcacagcatcatcggactgagcttgttgtcattgcaggcaatatcaacgctgtgcgttacagggaagatatcctcctccctcatgtggtacccttcctgcaggctcattctgacatgacaTGCAGAacatgcaggtgccttggtggaagagtggggtaacatctcatggtaagaactggcaaatttggtgcagtccatgaggagatgcactgcagtacttaatgcagctggtggccacaccagatacagactgttacttttgtttttgacccccccccaccccaccccaccgcAGTTAGCCAACTGTAAATATGGCAAATTGGTCCTgtgaggctcagttggtagagcatggcacatgCAATGTCAGGATTGTTGGTTCAATTCCTGATGGGGCCATCCATACAGAAAAAAAATAAGTATGCACGACTGTTAAGTTGCTtttgataaaagtgtctgctgaatgggtgtagaagGTTATTAAAAATCCAGTGTAGTGGACCTTAAGGCCCGGATTACCCATGGTTTAAAAGGTGTATATTTCAAAACATCTCTACTGACGTCAAGATCTTAGAAAACAATCAATTTATTTATGCATTTAATTTGAGATGAGGTCAAACAAAATTTCCTAGGCTCGTCCGAAAACGGGAAATCTGccgttgctacatccatttttagaATTGTAAATGTACCCATTGAtagttgaagaatataacttataaatgcctcaggagcttagttcaactgtcgtacctgatcagaacccaaaatataagcttgttttactccaatgttttgtaaacaaagtaaatgtaaaaaacactacagtctacagcctcataacatggttaaaactatcattttgataccatggacggtcagtccttgcatccatagctctgtctatacaTTTGAGTGGTTagatttctccagccccatccctcagattTGTACAGAAACACAGGCAGGGATATCGCTTTGTTATGGTTTCAACTGCTGATTTATCACTTTAAACCATTCAAATAAATAAAGCTAAAGCTAAGTATCGGCTTCATCATCATAACCATACATTACATTCCCATTGCAGTACTAcactaatgtagtgcactatatagggaatagggtgccatttgggtctgTGTATGTGTTCTATTTGGCACTTGTAGAGTAGGGCTAGGAATTGCCAGTGACCTCACGATAAGATATCACGATTCGTAGTTGCCGATAAGATATGTATTGTGGTTTTCACGATTctgtatgtattgcgattcgatactgtgattttgttgcgatttgatgtttcaaacatattactcaccatatatacagtatgtctgctGCAGAAGGACAAGAGAGAACCATGAGAAcactaatgtagtgcactatatagggaatagagtgccatttgggacgcaaccataCTATTACCCTAGTGGAGTTTTCCCATGGGGACAGTGAAAATTCCTATGGCCTCCATTTGAAATGTCCCTCAGTTGACAGCTCACACATCACTGCGCAGTTGGCAGCAAATGAAAGGGCACAGCAGTGACCACCATAAGAGATCTTAATATCTGGGTTAAAATACTACAGTAGATAGATTAGGATCCTAACATAATATCTTGATTCTTCAATTAATGTTAATGAAGAATCAAGACATTGTGAATTAGCTGTTTAGGTATAGATTGCGGTATGTCTGGGTGATACCGTCCACCTCCTTCCAATTTGTGTAGGGAAAATCCATTTGAGGGAAATTTCATTGGCTTGGGTCAGTCAGAGTTGAGGTAATGGAGTATGAGGATGAAGGAAAAGGACGAGGATGTCAGGAGGAGTTTGTTCTCTCTCCGTCCTCTGCCTATAGACACGTGTTGGAAATACCAATGTCTTGAGACATTTGTTGTTTTCATGTTTTATTAGTTATTAAAGGGGAACTGCACCCgctgatttggcctcgttttttTGGCTCGCTCAAGAAATGCTGGTGGCCATGACAGAAGCCAAATGTGAGttggcttgggggtgtggtttgatgtgggtgtttcttaGGTTTATCCAtgccaccaccaagacacacccatctgtcagaacTTTTCCTGTGCATtcctgaaagtattcagacccgttgactttttccacattttgttactttgcagccttattctaaaattgattacattgtttctcactctacacacacaataccccataatgacaaagcaaaaactggtttagaaatgtattacaaaatagtacatttacattagtattcagtaccctttactcagtactgggttgaagcacctttggcagcgattacagcctcgagtcttattgggtatgatgctacaagcttgtcacacctgtatttggggagtttctccccttctcagcagaccctctcaagctctgtcaggttggatatgagcgtcgctgcacagctattttcaggtctctccagagatgttcgatcggattcaagtccgggctctggctgggccactcaaggatattgagagacttgtcccaaaccaactcctgcgttgtcttagctgtgtgcttagggtcattgtcctgttggaaggttaaccttcgcCCCAATCGGAATTCctcagcactctggagcaggttatcaaGCATCTCTTTGTACTTTTTTCTGTTCATATttgcctccatcctgactagtctcacagtccctgctgctgaaaaacatctccacagcatgatgctgccaccaccatgctttactgtaggcatggtagcaggtttcctccagacgtgacgcttggcattcaggccaaagagttcaatcttggtttcatcagaccagagaatcttgtttctcatggtctaagagtctttaggtgccttttggcaaacttcaagcaggctgtcatgtgtcttttactgaggagtggcttccgtctggccactctagcataaaaggcctgattggtagaatgctgtccttctggaaggttctccgatctccacagaggaactctagagctctgtaagagtgaccattgggttctggtcacctccctaaccaagacccttctcccccgattgctcagtttggccaggcggccagctctaggaagagtcttggtggttacaaactccttccatttaatactgatggaggccactgttcttggggaccttcaacgctgcataatttttttggtacccttccccagatctgtgcctcgacacaatcctgtctcggcgctctacggacaattccttcaacctcacggcttggtttttgttctgacatgcactgtcaactgtgggaccttatcatgcccaatcaattgaatttaccacaggtggactccaagttgtagaaacatctcaaggatggacaatggaaacaggatgcacctgagctaaattctgagtctcatagcaaagggtctgaacacttatgtaaataaggtgttttttagttttaatacatttgcaaaaatgtctaaacctgttttcgcttcattattattattattattattattgtgtgtagattgatgagaaacaatttatttgatcaattttagagtaaggctataacaaaatgtggaaaaggtcaaggggtctgaatactttccgaatgcactgtatgtcgtCACAATATGGAATTGCTTTAAGATGGTCCTACCAATAATTATTTAGCTACtgtatttgatttagaattttaggacccctgtaggtatcaaatataaaaacaatatttcattaaacattgaatttggccttactgctattagcccatataCACACATTTAATAACATGTGTACATGGAAAAATTGTCAATTTTAAATCTAAAGTAAATATgttgtctgtcctatatctgagagagatataatttgtggaattaacCGTATAC
Coding sequences within:
- the foxr1 gene encoding forkhead box protein R1 isoform X4 — translated: MRMSLQFQTRSRFLELHLSNSLNDWDMDEEIKLTTTTDQFYQAGDKQNDQYLVQWQYARISRRKDDLSFQNYQKSSDSPIQPNLWLMVNPNLACPIKYPKKVTKILSPKVPLKHLAPVPKPTVPHVKPKSIPNVLPVSPTEDTCLADSLHDVSCSEYMLTDEDDASSVDVPVCRKVKTARNAKAPKGGPRKLSLAQSKRLQRVLQDSNNLKSGAWLRPPVNYCVLIAMAIGSSRTGSFNVQQIYNFTSNSFRKTPQQVCSEGKRKSCLWHLTLEGRRRLRDEIHTLTGDSYKVLKRSMNNPDMIQTLFAL
- the foxr1 gene encoding forkhead box protein R1 isoform X3, yielding MRMSLQFQTRSRFLELHLSNSLNDWDMDEEIKLTTTTDQFYQGDKQNDQYLVQWQYARISRRKDDLSFQNYQKSSDSPIQPNLWLMVNPNLACPIKYPKKVTKILSPKVPLKHLAPVPKPTVPHVKPKSIPNVLPVSPTEDTCLADSLHDVSCSEYMLTDEDDASSVDVPVCRKVKTARNAKAPKGGPRKLSLAQSKRLQRVLQDSNNLKSGAWLRPPVNYCVLIAMAIGSSRTGSFNVQQIYNFTREHFPFFQTAPDGWKNTIRHNLCFSNSFRKTPQQVCSEGKRKSCLWHLTLEGRRRLRDEIHTLTGDSYKVLKRSMNNPDMIQTLFAL
- the foxr1 gene encoding forkhead box protein R1 isoform X2, with product MRMSLQFQTRSRFLELHLSNSLNDWDMDEEIKLTTTTDQFYQAGDKQNDQYLVQWQYARISRRKDDLSFQNYQKSDSPIQPNLWLMVNPNLACPIKYPKKVTKILSPKVPLKHLAPVPKPTVPHVKPKSIPNVLPVSPTEDTCLADSLHDVSCSEYMLTDEDDASSVDVPVCRKVKTARNAKAPKGGPRKLSLAQSKRLQRVLQDSNNLKSGAWLRPPVNYCVLIAMAIGSSRTGSFNVQQIYNFTREHFPFFQTAPDGWKNTIRHNLCFSNSFRKTPQQVCSEGKRKSCLWHLTLEGRRRLRDEIHTLTGDSYKVLKRSMNNPDMIQTLFAL
- the foxr1 gene encoding forkhead box protein R1 isoform X1; its protein translation is MRMSLQFQTRSRFLELHLSNSLNDWDMDEEIKLTTTTDQFYQAGDKQNDQYLVQWQYARISRRKDDLSFQNYQKSSDSPIQPNLWLMVNPNLACPIKYPKKVTKILSPKVPLKHLAPVPKPTVPHVKPKSIPNVLPVSPTEDTCLADSLHDVSCSEYMLTDEDDASSVDVPVCRKVKTARNAKAPKGGPRKLSLAQSKRLQRVLQDSNNLKSGAWLRPPVNYCVLIAMAIGSSRTGSFNVQQIYNFTREHFPFFQTAPDGWKNTIRHNLCFSNSFRKTPQQVCSEGKRKSCLWHLTLEGRRRLRDEIHTLTGDSYKVLKRSMNNPDMIQTLFAL